In Spirochaeta lutea, a single genomic region encodes these proteins:
- a CDS encoding glycoside hydrolase family 3 N-terminal domain-containing protein, producing the protein MQIRQQAKDIVAKMTLQEKVAQLHALWFTMGPDGSLGLKSLKGYEQTTGEQDPYQALRHGIGQITRPLGSQQIEARRGVRVLNEIQHYLTTKTRLGIPALPHEECLSGLMAQGATIFPSGINNGATWDPELVTRIGRAIGAEVYSVGSRQGLAPVLDVCRDARWGRTEETFGEDPYLTAMLACGYVTGLQDERHPVLATLKHYVGHSFSEGGRNHAPVRIGMRELNDLFLFPFEAAIKLAKAGAVMPAYHDIDGEPLHQSRELIHELLRERWGFEGIVVSDYEGLDQLVNDHRTQPDQAHGAAAGLLAGVDVELPSDTLYGPGIPQAIERGLLAMEDVNEAVTRHIMQKIRLGLFTNPFVDEGGVLTNLQDHHQIAREAAEKSLVLLKNQGILPLSPAASQESLALIGPLADDPMGMMGGYAFPVHLITAERKDGTSVIPTLRSVLEQAFPGTLNYAKGCSILTGRPDKPAVFPGDITADGRSQEDYLSYDTGGFEEALEAARNSDRVVIALGDLAGLFLSGTVGEGSDASTLTLPGVQQELLEQVLALGKPTIVVVFSGRPYHLGSAFQNAGAILQAWLPGQTGAQAVTDALLGRINPGGKLPVSIPRDAGAMPYYYNHKLKSAGTPIQRDFGAEFPFGYGQSYTSFSIEACTFERTSYPLDGEIRLSVTLKNTGSLPGDEVVQVYVRDLVAKLVRPAQELKAFHRVSLNPGEWGTLEITIPTDLLSYTIRDHQRLLEPGDFELMVGTSSRDIHSRTVITLTGQQRLLPPDWRMTSTCLWRPGPDSGLRDGSTKRY; encoded by the coding sequence ATGCAAATTCGACAGCAAGCTAAGGATATTGTGGCCAAGATGACCCTCCAGGAAAAGGTGGCTCAGCTGCACGCCCTGTGGTTCACCATGGGGCCCGACGGAAGCCTGGGATTGAAATCCCTCAAAGGCTACGAGCAGACCACAGGAGAACAGGATCCCTACCAGGCCCTGCGCCACGGAATCGGCCAGATTACCCGCCCCCTGGGCAGCCAGCAGATCGAAGCACGCCGGGGGGTACGAGTACTCAATGAAATCCAACACTACCTCACCACGAAAACCCGGTTAGGAATTCCCGCCCTGCCCCACGAAGAGTGCCTATCCGGCCTCATGGCCCAGGGTGCGACGATTTTTCCCTCGGGAATCAACAACGGCGCCACCTGGGACCCTGAGCTGGTAACCCGGATCGGCAGGGCCATCGGCGCCGAGGTCTACTCCGTAGGCAGCCGCCAGGGTTTGGCGCCGGTTCTGGATGTGTGCCGGGATGCCCGGTGGGGCCGCACCGAGGAGACCTTCGGAGAGGATCCCTACCTGACGGCCATGCTGGCCTGCGGCTACGTCACCGGGCTCCAGGATGAACGCCACCCCGTACTGGCCACCCTGAAGCACTACGTGGGTCACTCCTTCAGCGAGGGCGGGCGGAACCATGCTCCGGTGCGCATCGGAATGAGGGAGCTGAACGACCTGTTTCTCTTTCCCTTCGAGGCGGCTATTAAACTGGCGAAGGCCGGGGCGGTCATGCCCGCCTACCACGATATAGACGGCGAGCCCCTGCACCAGTCCAGGGAGCTGATCCATGAGTTATTGCGGGAGCGCTGGGGATTTGAGGGCATTGTGGTTTCGGACTACGAGGGTCTGGACCAGCTGGTGAACGACCACCGCACCCAGCCCGACCAGGCCCACGGGGCCGCCGCAGGTCTGTTAGCCGGGGTTGATGTTGAACTACCCAGCGATACCCTCTACGGCCCGGGCATTCCCCAGGCCATAGAGCGCGGCCTTCTTGCCATGGAGGATGTCAATGAGGCGGTGACCCGTCACATCATGCAGAAAATCCGTCTCGGACTGTTTACGAATCCCTTCGTGGATGAGGGCGGCGTACTGACAAACCTCCAGGACCACCACCAGATCGCCCGGGAAGCAGCGGAAAAGTCCCTGGTACTGTTGAAAAACCAGGGGATTCTTCCCCTCTCCCCCGCCGCCAGCCAGGAGTCCCTCGCCCTGATCGGCCCCCTGGCCGACGATCCCATGGGCATGATGGGCGGGTACGCCTTTCCGGTTCATTTAATTACCGCAGAGCGCAAGGACGGCACATCCGTCATCCCCACCCTCCGAAGCGTCCTGGAGCAGGCCTTTCCCGGCACCCTGAACTACGCCAAGGGCTGTTCGATCCTGACCGGACGCCCGGATAAACCTGCTGTCTTCCCCGGGGACATCACCGCAGACGGCCGGAGCCAGGAGGATTACCTGAGCTACGATACCGGGGGATTCGAAGAGGCACTGGAAGCCGCCCGGAACAGCGACCGGGTCGTAATCGCCCTGGGCGACCTGGCGGGACTCTTTCTCAGCGGCACCGTGGGGGAGGGCTCGGATGCCAGCACCCTGACCCTACCGGGGGTTCAGCAGGAACTTTTGGAGCAGGTTCTGGCCCTGGGCAAACCCACCATCGTCGTAGTGTTCAGCGGACGTCCCTACCACCTGGGAAGCGCCTTCCAGAACGCCGGTGCGATTCTCCAGGCCTGGCTTCCCGGTCAGACCGGCGCCCAGGCGGTTACCGACGCCCTCCTGGGCCGGATAAACCCCGGAGGGAAACTCCCCGTTTCCATTCCCCGGGACGCCGGGGCCATGCCCTACTACTACAACCATAAACTCAAGAGCGCAGGCACCCCCATCCAGCGGGACTTCGGCGCCGAATTCCCCTTTGGCTACGGCCAGAGCTACACCAGCTTCAGCATCGAAGCCTGCACCTTCGAGCGGACCAGCTATCCCCTGGACGGAGAGATACGCCTTTCGGTTACCCTGAAAAACACCGGCAGTCTGCCCGGAGACGAGGTCGTCCAGGTATATGTCCGGGACCTGGTGGCCAAGCTCGTACGCCCGGCCCAGGAGCTGAAGGCCTTCCATCGGGTATCTCTGAACCCCGGGGAATGGGGCACCCTCGAAATAACCATTCCCACCGACCTCCTGAGCTACACCATCCGGGACCACCAACGTCTCTTGGAACCCGGCGACTTCGAGCTTATGGTAGGTACCAGCTCCCGGGATATCCACAGCCGGACGGTCATCACCCTGACCGGCCAACAGCGCCTTCTGCCCCCGGACTGGCGGATGACCAGCACCTGCCTCTGGCGGCCCGGCCCCGACTCGGGTCTCCGGGATGGATCGACAAAACGATACTAA
- a CDS encoding carbohydrate ABC transporter permease: MEKTRNNILRITLSILGALVFFFPIYTVAIGGFKTNGQLLADPFGLPNPFTSEAYRVVLLSGSQFWGFLFNSVVISGFTILLTLAASMLAATGLSRIEFKGRGFLFNFFIMGMLFPITVAVLPLYLQLRGFGLIGTRLGVILSQAAFSLPLAIFIFTGFFREVPKDLQDAVSIDGGGLLTFAWRVLLPLSTPVISTVTIITLIQSWNQFLLPLLVLDDASTFTIPLGVMQFQGQYTTGWNRIMAFISIALLPMAMLYIFLQKYVVAGLTAGAVKG; encoded by the coding sequence ATGGAAAAAACTAGAAACAACATACTCCGCATAACCTTGAGCATCCTGGGTGCCCTGGTTTTCTTCTTCCCCATCTACACCGTTGCCATCGGGGGATTCAAAACCAACGGTCAGCTCTTAGCCGACCCCTTCGGCCTGCCCAACCCCTTTACCAGCGAGGCCTATCGGGTGGTATTGCTCAGCGGCAGCCAGTTCTGGGGGTTCCTCTTCAACTCCGTGGTTATCAGCGGATTCACCATCCTACTGACCCTGGCCGCATCCATGCTGGCCGCTACGGGGCTTTCCCGGATCGAGTTCAAGGGAAGGGGCTTTTTGTTCAACTTTTTCATTATGGGCATGCTCTTTCCCATTACTGTGGCGGTTCTGCCCCTCTACCTGCAGCTTCGGGGGTTCGGCCTCATCGGAACCCGGCTGGGGGTCATCCTATCCCAGGCGGCCTTCAGCCTTCCCCTGGCGATCTTCATCTTTACCGGATTCTTCCGGGAGGTTCCTAAGGATCTTCAGGACGCGGTTTCCATCGACGGCGGCGGGCTTCTGACCTTTGCGTGGCGGGTGCTGCTGCCCCTGTCGACCCCGGTTATCTCCACCGTGACCATTATTACCCTGATCCAGAGCTGGAATCAGTTCCTGCTTCCCCTGTTGGTATTGGATGATGCATCCACCTTTACCATTCCCCTGGGGGTCATGCAGTTCCAGGGCCAGTACACCACTGGCTGGAACCGGATTATGGCCTTCATCAGCATTGCTCTGCTTCCCATGGCCATGCTGTATATCTTTCTTCAGAAATACGTGGTTGCCGGTCTGACCGCCGGAGCTGTAAAGGGGTAA
- a CDS encoding substrate-binding domain-containing protein, with translation MISAGTPEEQSNKSLGSHPGRARGRIAVLTAEVNEAYQAELWRGITAEARRHSKQLVCFVGSRVDSPIQQEAASNAIYRQAHSGNFDGIIIISSAVSTYLDPQQVQFLFDAHPRLPRVSVGIPVEGVSSVCVDGRSAMAEVTRHLIYDHHRRNFAVIAGPQWHPESEERRHTIQDTLGRAGLNLKDDLVIHGNFQHKSGRDAMAALLDQGHPIDALLCLNDRMAMGAVEELTRRGITVPQDISVCGFDGIEESEFCSPPLTTVIQPLYDLGVQAVQELYLLMEGGTARHTTLDCRPLIRQSCSCSALSQLRLRTANPRTVPEPEKSPGDSPTAEPPDSSDPSDPPDPPDSPDLSNPSDPHDPSEPHDPADPAPGKSQPAPAPIRDNVPSGLAGTGESPLDQEPQAFIDTLDELVTRASFESTDIRRWNAVLDRIEAGLTGTDHAEPWLRVILRGREILAESRTRRLVETRIQKRNRLDVLRSVGTSLSEAFEMPEIFRRLTEGLVRLGFQDAFLVLYRPGTRTGDLIFHMESGIQKPVSPRRVEPLEILPASMADLQRRNMPIWILTPLVFQDRAIGHLLLPGDHPDTEVYDTLTKQIASSIQGATLLERIKSHEQSLEQEVQHRTRELTQVNADLRQEIATRVRLEQEVIDISKHTMERIGQDLHDDLCQHLAGITMHVSALGRRIGPVSPESLVVLEQINSLLGDSIQRAKSLVRGLLPPGLREEGLSRAVEHLCREISRASGVQVDFHAPSSLTELDVDRGIELYRIIQEALNNAVKHSGSPRILVSLSPPDPETGNGDRDGVKAGDGESQKILLTVDIRDWGRGFPDQNHDQGMGLKIMRYRGEKADIQVDLEHPGQGSLVRCRVLDRRAGGPASGTGNARTGSRRSPDRVPGQGNHQNTHPPQE, from the coding sequence ATGATCAGCGCCGGCACCCCGGAAGAACAATCCAACAAATCCCTGGGCAGCCATCCGGGGCGGGCCCGGGGCCGGATCGCCGTGCTTACTGCCGAGGTCAATGAGGCCTACCAGGCCGAGCTCTGGCGGGGCATCACCGCCGAGGCCAGGCGGCACTCGAAACAGCTGGTTTGTTTTGTCGGTTCCCGGGTGGATTCCCCCATCCAACAGGAAGCCGCATCCAATGCCATCTACCGCCAGGCCCACTCGGGCAATTTCGACGGCATCATCATCATTTCATCGGCGGTTTCTACCTATTTGGACCCCCAGCAGGTACAGTTCCTCTTTGACGCCCACCCCCGGCTTCCCCGGGTATCGGTAGGCATACCCGTGGAAGGGGTCTCGAGTGTCTGTGTGGACGGCCGTAGCGCCATGGCTGAGGTTACCCGTCACCTGATCTACGATCACCACCGCCGGAATTTCGCGGTCATCGCCGGCCCCCAGTGGCACCCCGAATCGGAGGAGCGGCGGCACACCATCCAGGACACCCTGGGCCGGGCGGGGCTGAACCTGAAAGACGATTTAGTGATCCACGGAAATTTCCAGCACAAGTCCGGCAGGGACGCCATGGCTGCCCTCCTGGATCAGGGCCACCCCATAGATGCCCTGCTCTGCCTCAACGACCGGATGGCCATGGGAGCCGTGGAGGAGCTGACCCGCCGAGGAATTACCGTGCCCCAGGACATATCGGTGTGCGGTTTCGACGGCATCGAAGAATCGGAATTCTGCTCCCCGCCCCTGACAACCGTCATCCAACCCCTCTACGATCTGGGGGTTCAGGCCGTGCAGGAGCTCTACCTGCTCATGGAGGGAGGTACGGCCAGGCACACCACCCTGGACTGCCGCCCCCTGATCCGCCAAAGCTGCTCCTGCTCCGCCCTGTCCCAGCTCCGGCTGCGCACGGCGAACCCAAGGACCGTACCGGAACCCGAGAAATCGCCCGGGGATTCCCCGACCGCCGAGCCGCCCGACTCGTCCGATCCGTCTGATCCACCCGATCCACCAGACTCGCCCGATCTGTCCAATCCGTCCGATCCACACGATCCGTCCGAGCCACACGATCCAGCCGACCCGGCACCCGGAAAAAGTCAGCCGGCGCCTGCCCCCATCCGGGACAACGTCCCCTCCGGGCTGGCTGGAACAGGCGAATCACCCCTGGACCAAGAGCCCCAGGCCTTTATCGATACCCTGGACGAACTGGTAACCCGGGCCAGCTTTGAGAGCACGGATATCCGGCGGTGGAACGCCGTCCTGGACCGGATCGAGGCCGGCCTTACCGGCACGGACCATGCCGAACCCTGGCTCCGGGTCATTCTCCGGGGCAGGGAGATTCTCGCCGAAAGCCGGACCAGGCGCCTGGTAGAGACCAGGATTCAGAAACGCAACCGCCTGGATGTACTGCGCAGCGTGGGCACCAGCCTTTCCGAGGCCTTTGAAATGCCAGAAATTTTCCGGCGGCTCACCGAGGGGCTGGTGCGGTTGGGGTTCCAAGACGCCTTTTTGGTGCTCTACCGCCCGGGAACCAGGACCGGAGACCTCATTTTCCATATGGAATCGGGCATCCAAAAGCCCGTCAGCCCCCGGCGGGTTGAGCCCCTGGAAATTCTGCCGGCCTCCATGGCCGATCTTCAGCGGCGGAATATGCCTATCTGGATTCTGACTCCCCTGGTCTTCCAAGACCGGGCCATCGGCCACCTTCTGCTGCCCGGAGACCACCCGGACACCGAGGTATACGACACCCTGACTAAGCAGATCGCCAGCTCCATTCAAGGCGCTACCCTCCTGGAACGCATCAAATCCCACGAACAGAGCCTCGAACAGGAGGTTCAGCACCGCACCCGGGAACTGACCCAGGTGAACGCCGACCTGCGCCAGGAAATCGCTACCCGGGTCCGGCTCGAACAGGAGGTTATCGACATCTCCAAGCACACCATGGAGCGGATTGGACAAGACCTCCACGACGACCTCTGCCAGCATCTGGCGGGAATAACCATGCACGTCAGCGCCCTGGGACGCCGTATCGGGCCGGTTTCCCCGGAGTCCCTTGTGGTGTTGGAGCAGATCAACTCCCTCCTGGGCGATTCCATCCAGCGCGCCAAATCCCTGGTCCGGGGACTTCTGCCCCCGGGGCTCCGGGAGGAAGGATTATCCCGGGCGGTGGAGCATCTCTGCCGGGAGATCAGCCGGGCTTCGGGGGTCCAGGTGGATTTCCATGCCCCGTCCTCCCTCACCGAGCTGGATGTGGACCGGGGCATTGAATTGTACCGGATCATCCAAGAGGCCCTGAACAACGCGGTGAAGCACTCCGGTTCCCCCCGGATCCTGGTCAGCCTCTCGCCCCCCGACCCGGAGACCGGAAACGGAGACAGAGACGGCGTCAAAGCCGGAGACGGAGAATCCCAGAAAATTCTCCTAACCGTGGATATCCGGGACTGGGGCCGGGGATTCCCCGACCAGAACCACGATCAGGGTATGGGGCTAAAAATCATGCGGTACCGGGGCGAGAAGGCCGATATTCAAGTGGATCTGGAGCACCCCGGACAGGGCAGCCTGGTACGCTGCCGGGTGCTGGACCGCCGGGCAGGAGGCCCGGCATCCGGAACCGGGAATGCCCGGACCGGGTCGCGCAGATCCCCGGACCGTGTCCCCGGCCAGGGGAATCACCAAAACACCCATCCACCCCAGGAGTAG
- a CDS encoding YbaN family protein gives MKQQKPNAVKQWLYRILGVVFTALGVVGIVVPVWPTTIFLILASAVFLKSSPGMYRWLHDNPVLGPYLRAYRDKTGITIGYKVWTISVLWVGIVISAVFAVESLAVRIMLFTIALAVTIHVATIKTAASPQTKAIPREAGPVSSSEAASPAPREP, from the coding sequence TTGAAGCAACAAAAGCCTAACGCAGTAAAACAGTGGCTGTACCGCATCCTCGGGGTGGTGTTCACTGCCCTGGGGGTGGTGGGGATTGTGGTTCCCGTATGGCCCACCACTATTTTCCTCATTCTGGCCAGTGCCGTTTTTCTGAAGAGCAGCCCGGGCATGTACCGCTGGCTCCATGATAATCCGGTACTGGGCCCCTATCTGCGGGCATACCGGGACAAAACCGGGATCACCATCGGATACAAGGTGTGGACCATTTCGGTGCTCTGGGTGGGAATCGTGATTTCAGCGGTTTTCGCGGTGGAGAGTCTGGCGGTACGCATCATGCTCTTCACTATCGCCCTGGCCGTAACCATCCACGTGGCCACCATTAAAACCGCCGCTTCCCCTCAAACCAAAGCCATACCCCGAGAAGCCGGACCGGTGTCATCCTCCGAGGCGGCCAGCCCGGCCCCTAGGGAGCCCTGA
- a CDS encoding response regulator transcription factor, protein MKRFILVDDHPVFRQGLAALIQSEPSYKVVAETSSIEEVLEVLPRVRADIILVDITLHNQNGLDLARTLRSQEPDLPILMVSMHDEGVYAQRALQTGARGYVMKHASPDVLMEAIRTVLAGKIYLSPAIQGRILESMYGQNQQGSSGTAALIDRLSQRELEIFQYIGQGFGASEIADILNLSVKTVHTYRDHLKEKLQIDNAQELRRFAIKWHQSLHGAPGTAP, encoded by the coding sequence ATGAAGCGCTTTATTCTCGTTGATGATCATCCGGTATTCCGCCAGGGACTGGCGGCCCTCATTCAGAGCGAGCCCAGCTACAAGGTTGTGGCTGAAACCAGCAGTATCGAGGAGGTCCTGGAGGTTCTGCCCCGGGTCCGAGCCGATATCATCCTGGTGGATATTACCCTGCACAACCAAAACGGCCTGGATCTGGCCAGGACCCTGCGCAGCCAGGAGCCGGATCTGCCGATTCTCATGGTTTCCATGCACGACGAGGGGGTGTACGCCCAACGTGCCCTGCAAACCGGTGCCCGGGGATATGTCATGAAACATGCCTCCCCTGATGTCCTCATGGAGGCCATCCGCACCGTATTAGCGGGAAAAATCTACCTCTCTCCGGCCATCCAGGGGCGAATTCTGGAGTCTATGTACGGTCAAAACCAGCAGGGCTCCTCGGGGACCGCAGCCCTCATCGACCGGCTTAGCCAGCGTGAACTGGAAATTTTCCAGTACATCGGCCAGGGCTTCGGGGCAAGCGAGATAGCAGATATCCTTAACCTATCGGTCAAAACCGTCCACACCTACCGCGACCATCTAAAAGAGAAGCTCCAGATCGACAACGCCCAAGAACTCCGCCGCTTCGCCATCAAATGGCACCAGTCCCTCCACGGCGCCCCGGGTACCGCCCCCTAA
- a CDS encoding carbohydrate ABC transporter permease, whose protein sequence is MKTNTLTKPGTYKTLALLLLLIGPAFLLFLLFVVMPVVQAGYYSLFNWNGIGPLTKFRGLQNFGLIFQDQVFHTALINNLKIVAISLFIQLPMAFGLALLLGRNKFRGEAFLRSIFFFPYILAEIVTGIIWRFIYHPQFGVPTILSKLFTENGGEIGLLGDPSLAFGAILVVIVWKYLGFHMIIYIAGLQSVPKELEDAAVVDGANKIQVIRHVIIPSMKSSFIISIFLSIIGSFNIFDVVWALGQGGPVHSTETLVTYLYNFGFRRFSFGYGSAVAVTLFGICFVFNLFYQRFIVSEGRHGKN, encoded by the coding sequence ATGAAAACGAACACTCTAACCAAACCCGGTACCTACAAGACCCTCGCCCTGCTCCTACTGCTCATCGGACCGGCATTCCTGCTGTTCCTGCTCTTTGTGGTGATGCCCGTGGTTCAGGCAGGATACTACTCCCTCTTTAACTGGAACGGTATTGGACCCCTTACGAAGTTCCGGGGTTTACAGAACTTCGGCCTTATTTTTCAGGATCAGGTGTTTCATACAGCCCTGATCAACAACCTTAAAATTGTTGCTATCTCCTTATTCATTCAGCTGCCCATGGCCTTCGGGCTGGCACTGCTCTTGGGCCGGAATAAATTCCGCGGGGAGGCTTTTTTACGCAGTATTTTCTTCTTCCCCTACATACTGGCAGAAATTGTTACCGGTATAATCTGGCGATTCATCTACCATCCCCAATTCGGGGTACCAACCATACTATCAAAACTTTTTACAGAGAACGGCGGCGAAATCGGGCTTCTGGGAGATCCCTCCCTGGCCTTCGGGGCTATTCTGGTGGTCATCGTCTGGAAGTATCTGGGATTCCACATGATCATCTACATCGCGGGGCTCCAGTCGGTTCCCAAGGAACTGGAGGACGCAGCGGTGGTGGACGGCGCAAACAAGATCCAGGTTATCCGCCATGTAATCATACCCAGCATGAAAAGCAGTTTTATTATCTCCATCTTCCTGTCCATCATCGGGTCCTTCAACATCTTCGACGTGGTGTGGGCTCTGGGTCAGGGTGGACCGGTGCATAGCACCGAAACCCTGGTAACCTACCTGTATAATTTCGGATTCCGTCGGTTCTCCTTCGGATACGGCAGTGCGGTGGCGGTTACCCTGTTCGGCATCTGCTTTGTATTCAACCTCTTCTACCAACGATTCATTGTAAGCGAGGGACGCCATGGAAAAAACTAG
- a CDS encoding extracellular solute-binding protein has translation MNTRNRIIGMFVLLLFASAMLFAGGQGEQQAASGGKEVITWWALSSGGGAEDPRQILREQIIADYEAQNPDVTIDLVMLDNEAFKQKIQVAIQAGTPPDIFHSWGGGVMIEYAEAGMLRDITDEVKNNLSNRIGLGPLGVYGYDGRYFGSPYDMGAVGFWYNKDIFAEVGVSVPETWADLLRIVPQIRQAGYVPIALGAGDKWPAHFWWVYLAMRMGGQEAFNRAYDGRGSFADQPFVRAGELLLQLNALNPFQTGFLGATYDDQGALMGNGEAAMELMGQWAPGVQAANSVSGEGIGDALGWFSFPAVAGGQGKLTDVMGGGNGYVLGKDASDAALDFLDFFLQEKYNVELVDVEGIVPVVAGAESALEGNANLIQIADAVANAGYYQLYYDQFLPPAVGEAVKDAVAKLLAGVSTPAQTAQEIQASWQANK, from the coding sequence ATGAACACACGTAACCGAATTATTGGTATGTTCGTACTGCTCTTGTTCGCCAGCGCGATGCTTTTTGCAGGCGGACAGGGCGAACAACAGGCCGCTTCAGGCGGTAAAGAAGTCATAACCTGGTGGGCACTGTCCAGCGGCGGCGGTGCGGAGGACCCCAGGCAGATTCTGCGGGAACAGATCATCGCAGACTACGAGGCTCAGAATCCCGATGTAACCATTGACCTGGTTATGCTGGATAACGAGGCCTTCAAACAGAAAATTCAGGTCGCCATTCAGGCAGGAACCCCTCCTGACATCTTCCACTCCTGGGGCGGCGGGGTAATGATCGAATATGCCGAAGCCGGCATGCTCCGGGACATTACCGATGAAGTTAAAAACAACCTATCCAACCGGATCGGTCTCGGACCCCTGGGTGTATACGGATACGACGGTAGATACTTCGGTTCCCCCTACGATATGGGCGCCGTAGGATTCTGGTATAACAAGGACATCTTCGCTGAGGTAGGCGTATCGGTTCCCGAAACCTGGGCAGACCTACTGCGGATCGTTCCCCAGATCCGGCAAGCAGGGTACGTCCCCATCGCCTTGGGTGCAGGAGACAAGTGGCCGGCTCACTTCTGGTGGGTATACCTCGCCATGCGCATGGGCGGTCAGGAAGCCTTTAACCGGGCATACGACGGCCGAGGATCCTTTGCAGATCAACCCTTCGTCCGCGCAGGTGAACTGCTTCTACAACTCAATGCCCTGAATCCCTTCCAAACCGGATTCTTGGGTGCAACCTACGACGATCAGGGTGCCCTCATGGGTAACGGTGAAGCGGCCATGGAACTCATGGGCCAGTGGGCTCCGGGGGTTCAGGCTGCAAACTCTGTTAGCGGCGAGGGAATCGGCGATGCCCTGGGATGGTTCTCCTTCCCCGCAGTTGCCGGCGGTCAAGGCAAGCTCACCGATGTAATGGGCGGAGGAAACGGCTACGTTCTCGGTAAGGACGCTTCGGATGCCGCTCTTGACTTCCTGGACTTCTTCCTTCAGGAGAAATACAACGTGGAATTGGTTGATGTCGAGGGAATCGTTCCGGTGGTTGCCGGTGCAGAATCGGCCCTGGAAGGCAATGCAAACCTCATTCAGATTGCTGATGCCGTTGCCAATGCCGGGTACTACCAGCTCTACTACGATCAGTTCCTTCCCCCCGCCGTGGGTGAAGCTGTGAAAGACGCGGTAGCGAAACTTCTGGCGGGCGTTAGCACCCCTGCCCAGACTGCTCAAGAAATCCAAGCCTCATGGCAGGCGAATAAGTAA